A region from the Halobellus litoreus genome encodes:
- a CDS encoding helix-turn-helix transcriptional regulator, which yields MATDTEIADAQALVADRIDVLTLLEGSRLPKREIVDDLGYSRSTVNRAITQLADAGLVDDAPRGCQTTFVGSLLATQYRAYRETVTDIVRARDVLRVLPTEADLPATALRDAEVVTPEGPHPYDPYHAVEDVLDRPDADGDVRVYVPSFSNPRGLELARHLAQTVPLEIVFTDVLVAELTENRTEEVETLCEIDGFTGYRTAGGPRYTLIIADSESGTQGAIVTHTADRNLGGVIVTDDAAALRWMERRYAEIRAESEPLEPL from the coding sequence ATGGCCACGGACACGGAGATCGCCGATGCGCAGGCGCTCGTCGCCGATCGAATCGACGTTCTCACTCTGCTCGAGGGATCGCGGTTGCCGAAGCGGGAGATCGTCGACGATCTCGGTTACTCCAGGTCGACGGTCAATCGAGCGATCACCCAACTCGCCGACGCGGGACTCGTCGATGACGCTCCCCGTGGCTGTCAGACGACTTTCGTCGGGTCGCTGCTGGCCACCCAGTACAGGGCGTACAGGGAGACCGTGACCGATATTGTTCGGGCCCGCGACGTTCTCAGGGTCCTCCCGACGGAGGCCGATCTGCCAGCGACCGCCCTCAGGGACGCGGAGGTCGTCACGCCCGAGGGACCGCATCCGTACGACCCATACCACGCGGTCGAGGACGTGCTGGACAGGCCGGATGCCGACGGCGACGTTCGGGTGTACGTCCCCTCCTTTTCGAATCCACGAGGCCTCGAGCTCGCACGGCACTTGGCCCAGACGGTTCCGCTCGAGATCGTGTTCACCGACGTACTGGTCGCAGAGTTGACCGAGAACCGAACCGAGGAGGTCGAGACGTTGTGCGAGATAGACGGATTCACGGGCTATCGGACCGCCGGTGGGCCCCGATACACGCTCATCATCGCCGACTCCGAGTCGGGGACCCAGGGCGCGATCGTGACGCATACTGCGGACCGAAACCTCGGCGGAGTCATCGTCACCGACGACGCGGCGGCCCTCCGGTGGATGGAACGGCGGTACGCCGAAATCCGCGCCGAGAGTGAGCCGCTGGAACCCCTTTGA
- a CDS encoding substrate-binding domain-containing protein, giving the protein MPIQRRRFIAAIGAGALASAAGCTQLGGSGQSESDGPQAAVAGETLTLTTTTSTYDTGLLDEIHPDFEEMYGVSVDAVAQGTGAALESARNGDSDVVMVHARGLEDEFMRNGYGINRRDLMFNDFVIVGPESDPAGIQGTGSATEALTAIADAEASFVSRGDNSGTHTKELNLWEAAGTEPGGNWYQETGTGMGEALNIANQQGAYTLADRGTFISQRSEIDLVILVQGPIEDGPEILANPYGIMAVNPGVHDNANYDLAMAYIGWITSPGAQDAISNYQMNGEQLFFPEAVSENPDFQQYVPEGWSSDSTDS; this is encoded by the coding sequence ATGCCGATACAACGTCGACGGTTCATCGCAGCGATCGGGGCGGGAGCACTCGCGAGCGCGGCCGGCTGTACTCAGTTGGGCGGGAGCGGACAGTCGGAATCGGACGGGCCGCAGGCGGCAGTTGCCGGCGAAACGCTCACGCTGACCACGACGACGAGTACCTACGACACGGGGCTGCTCGACGAGATTCACCCCGACTTCGAGGAGATGTACGGCGTCTCCGTCGACGCGGTCGCGCAGGGAACCGGTGCGGCACTCGAATCCGCGCGCAACGGGGATTCCGACGTAGTGATGGTTCACGCGCGCGGCCTCGAAGACGAGTTTATGCGAAACGGGTACGGAATCAACCGTCGGGACCTGATGTTCAACGACTTCGTCATCGTCGGCCCCGAGAGCGACCCCGCGGGGATTCAGGGGACGGGTTCGGCGACCGAGGCACTCACTGCGATCGCCGACGCCGAGGCGTCGTTCGTTTCGCGCGGAGACAACTCCGGAACCCACACCAAGGAGCTCAATCTGTGGGAGGCCGCCGGAACCGAGCCGGGCGGTAACTGGTATCAGGAGACCGGCACCGGGATGGGCGAAGCGCTGAACATCGCCAACCAGCAGGGCGCGTACACGCTCGCGGACCGCGGGACGTTCATCTCCCAGCGCTCGGAGATCGATCTGGTCATTCTGGTGCAGGGCCCCATCGAGGACGGCCCGGAGATCCTCGCGAACCCTTACGGGATTATGGCGGTCAACCCCGGCGTCCACGACAACGCCAACTACGACCTCGCGATGGCGTACATCGGGTGGATCACGAGCCCCGGCGCTCAGGACGCCATCTCGAACTACCAGATGAACGGGGAACAGCTGTTCTTCCCGGAGGCGGTCTCGGAGAATCCCGACTTCCAGCAGTACGTTCCGGAAGGCTGGAGTAGCGACTCCACTGACTCGTAA
- a CDS encoding DUF7344 domain-containing protein produces the protein MSEHRHGNDSAVLTALANERRRVVLRHLGRTSGPTSVSELAERVSESGPYKTVSRTRAAIELYHVHLPQLDVAGLIEYDADRRLIEGGPELESGLALLEHLE, from the coding sequence ATGTCCGAACACCGTCACGGTAACGACTCCGCCGTCCTCACCGCCTTGGCAAACGAACGGCGGCGAGTCGTCCTCCGGCACCTCGGGCGGACGAGCGGTCCGACCTCCGTGAGCGAGCTGGCGGAACGCGTCTCGGAATCCGGCCCGTACAAAACCGTCAGTCGCACGCGCGCCGCGATAGAACTGTATCACGTTCATTTGCCGCAACTCGACGTGGCCGGTCTCATCGAGTACGACGCCGATCGACGACTTATCGAGGGAGGTCCCGAGTTGGAATCCGGCCTCGCGCTCCTGGAGCATCTGGAGTGA
- a CDS encoding cobalamin-independent methionine synthase II family protein, whose product MKRSDERILTTHVGSLPRTDRLIELMHQRGQGADTDRTAMREAIQEATQRAIRRQADVGIDIGNDGEQSRPGFHIYVSERLDGFSDRTIPRPQWADVEAFPEYAGKAFPDIVSEAQTRPVAVEDVRYGGPNQVDAELERFDRLLDTTGVEFEETFMTAASPGVIASSLGNQHYDSNDEYTFALARAMRAEYERIADAGLTLQIDAPDLLSERHRKFKDLSTEEFKDRARRRIEAINEATSEVPADQIRLHTCWGNYEGPHHEDVPLAEILPILYEADVGGLLIEYANPRHHHEWRAFEEHPLPDDWLLIPGVVDVKTNIIEHPKTVADRIVTLAEIVGDPTRIVAAPDCGLATLAGHQIVEPEIAWAKLEALSEGAVEASDRLL is encoded by the coding sequence ATGAAACGAAGCGACGAGCGCATTCTCACGACTCACGTCGGCAGTCTGCCGCGGACGGACCGCCTGATCGAACTGATGCATCAGCGGGGACAGGGAGCGGACACCGACCGAACCGCGATGCGCGAAGCGATCCAGGAGGCGACCCAGCGGGCCATCCGAAGACAGGCCGACGTCGGCATCGACATCGGTAACGACGGTGAGCAGTCCCGTCCGGGCTTCCACATCTACGTCTCCGAACGACTCGACGGCTTCAGCGATCGAACGATCCCTCGCCCGCAGTGGGCGGACGTCGAAGCCTTTCCGGAGTACGCCGGAAAGGCGTTTCCGGACATCGTCTCCGAGGCGCAGACGCGGCCGGTCGCGGTCGAGGACGTGCGGTACGGCGGGCCGAATCAGGTCGACGCCGAACTCGAACGCTTCGATCGGCTGCTCGACACCACGGGTGTCGAATTCGAGGAGACGTTTATGACCGCCGCGTCGCCCGGGGTCATCGCCTCGTCCCTGGGGAATCAGCACTACGACTCGAACGACGAATACACGTTCGCGCTGGCGAGAGCGATGCGTGCGGAATACGAGCGGATCGCCGACGCGGGGCTGACGCTTCAGATCGACGCCCCGGACCTGCTCTCCGAGCGGCATCGGAAGTTCAAGGACCTCTCGACGGAGGAGTTCAAAGACCGCGCGCGCCGGCGAATCGAGGCGATCAACGAGGCCACGAGCGAGGTCCCGGCGGACCAGATTCGCCTCCACACCTGTTGGGGGAATTACGAGGGACCGCACCACGAGGACGTCCCGCTGGCGGAGATCCTCCCGATCCTGTACGAGGCCGACGTCGGCGGGTTGTTGATCGAGTACGCCAACCCGCGGCACCACCACGAGTGGCGGGCCTTCGAGGAACACCCGCTCCCGGACGACTGGCTGCTGATCCCCGGCGTCGTCGACGTCAAGACGAACATCATCGAGCATCCGAAGACGGTCGCGGATCGCATCGTCACGCTGGCCGAGATCGTCGGAGACCCGACACGGATCGTCGCGGCTCCCGACTGCGGGCTGGCGACGCTCGCCGGACACCAGATCGTCGAACCCGAGATCGCGTGGGCCAAGTTGGAAGCGCTCTCAGAGGGTGCCGTCGAAGCTAGTGATAGACTACTGTAA
- a CDS encoding ABC transporter permease — protein sequence MPLEPAAQLLPTVVDLPFREGYVSSIIYVSLYVSVIAVTLSTLFSIPVAIVMGFADFPGKQFVKSVINTGMGFPSVVVGLLVLFAVSNQGPLGSLELIFTKEAMIMSQFVLATPPITAISLAAITGVSENVRDAARVLGGTRLDVALVVIKEARYGIATAILAGFGRAISEVGSVLIVGGNITSADGISKTRTLTTAIQLEARQGQYETAMVLGAVLVALVLTVNAVVVRFGDQGVQR from the coding sequence GTGCCGCTCGAACCAGCCGCACAGCTCCTCCCGACCGTCGTCGACCTCCCGTTCAGAGAGGGCTACGTCTCGAGTATCATCTACGTCTCCCTGTACGTGAGCGTCATCGCCGTGACGCTGAGTACGCTCTTCAGCATCCCGGTCGCCATCGTGATGGGCTTCGCGGACTTCCCCGGCAAACAGTTCGTGAAGTCGGTCATCAACACGGGGATGGGCTTTCCCAGCGTGGTCGTCGGCCTGCTGGTGCTTTTCGCCGTCTCCAATCAGGGGCCGCTGGGGTCGCTGGAACTCATCTTCACGAAGGAGGCGATGATTATGTCGCAGTTCGTGCTCGCGACGCCGCCGATCACGGCGATCAGCCTCGCGGCCATCACCGGGGTGAGCGAGAACGTTCGCGACGCCGCACGCGTCCTCGGTGGCACGCGCCTCGACGTGGCGCTCGTCGTCATCAAAGAGGCGCGATACGGCATTGCGACGGCGATCCTGGCCGGGTTCGGCCGCGCCATCAGCGAGGTCGGATCCGTGCTCATCGTCGGTGGCAACATCACGAGCGCGGACGGGATCTCGAAGACCCGAACGCTGACCACCGCGATCCAACTGGAGGCGCGTCAGGGGCAGTACGAGACCGCGATGGTGCTCGGCGCCGTCCTGGTCGCGCTCGTCCTCACGGTCAACGCCGTCGTCGTCCGCTTCGGCGATCAGGGGGTGCAGCGCTGA
- a CDS encoding CPBP family intramembrane glutamic endopeptidase, translated as MLTRTKAVLWNEGARRIRLPWRLGLWLALLVLLGLLATAALGVLWGRSIEPLLALFTPGRPGDQTIVAARNLLFVSSQLFVMVGSVYLAGRFLDRRWFRDFGFRLDRNWWIDLGFGLGLGAVLMTGVFAFELLAGWITVRELFFIARADFAFWPWFGWGFVTFLAVGVYEELVFRGYLITNLAEGFTWFDRVDRTAAVGIATVLTSAVFGVAHAGNPNATLASTLGIVLAAVTLAAGYVLTGELAIPIGLHATWNFFQGTVYGFPVSGTNNGVSLVAIEQSGPSLVTGGAFGPEAGLVGIGAIGIGLALTVLWVRWRTDEVRFDPSLVTPELRHR; from the coding sequence ATGCTCACACGTACCAAAGCTGTCCTCTGGAACGAGGGAGCGAGACGGATTCGGCTCCCGTGGCGGCTGGGGCTCTGGCTCGCGCTGCTGGTGCTCCTCGGACTCCTCGCGACGGCGGCGCTCGGTGTCCTCTGGGGCCGGTCGATCGAACCCCTTCTCGCACTCTTCACGCCCGGGCGACCGGGTGACCAGACGATCGTCGCGGCCCGGAACCTGCTGTTCGTTTCCTCGCAGCTGTTCGTGATGGTCGGCAGCGTCTATCTGGCCGGGCGATTCCTCGACCGCCGGTGGTTTCGCGACTTCGGTTTCCGACTCGATCGGAACTGGTGGATCGATCTGGGATTCGGGCTCGGTCTCGGGGCGGTATTGATGACGGGCGTCTTCGCTTTCGAGTTGCTGGCGGGCTGGATCACCGTCCGAGAGCTGTTCTTCATCGCACGCGCTGACTTCGCCTTCTGGCCGTGGTTCGGGTGGGGATTCGTCACCTTTCTGGCGGTGGGGGTCTACGAGGAACTGGTGTTCAGGGGATACCTGATCACGAACCTCGCCGAGGGATTCACGTGGTTCGACCGGGTCGACCGCACGGCTGCGGTCGGCATCGCCACGGTGCTCACGTCGGCGGTTTTCGGCGTCGCGCACGCCGGGAACCCGAACGCGACGCTCGCGAGCACCCTCGGCATCGTCCTCGCGGCGGTCACGCTCGCGGCCGGTTACGTGCTGACCGGCGAACTCGCAATCCCGATCGGGCTCCACGCGACGTGGAACTTCTTTCAGGGGACGGTCTACGGTTTCCCCGTCAGCGGGACGAACAACGGCGTCTCGCTCGTCGCGATCGAGCAGTCCGGCCCATCCCTCGTCACCGGCGGTGCGTTCGGCCCGGAAGCCGGTCTCGTCGGCATCGGTGCCATCGGGATCGGCCTCGCGCTCACAGTCCTGTGGGTTCGGTGGCGCACTGACGAGGTCCGGTTCGACCCGTCGCTCGTCACGCCCGAACTTCGCCATCGATAG
- a CDS encoding phosphate ABC transporter ATP-binding protein, with translation MLRAVGVSQSFGGERVFRDLSIDVDTGEVVAIIGPSGVGKTTLLRLLALSLEPDDGTVEFDGTDVWGVEETERLALRRRVGMVFQEASLFDGSVARNVEYGLRIRRSWSDRLRNELDSLVRSNGTVDAVRDSLDIVGLTHKIDQRADSLSGGEAQRVSFARALAYDPDVLLLDEPTSDLDPRNTAVIEDAISEARNRGIGVVVATHDMHQAERVADRVAVLLDERITEIAPTEVIFEDPSDDRTRKFISGELVY, from the coding sequence ATGCTCCGGGCCGTCGGCGTGTCGCAGTCGTTCGGGGGCGAACGGGTCTTCCGCGACCTCTCCATCGACGTCGACACCGGTGAGGTCGTCGCGATCATCGGCCCGTCCGGCGTCGGGAAGACGACGCTGCTCCGACTGCTCGCGCTGTCTCTCGAACCGGACGACGGGACCGTCGAGTTCGACGGGACGGACGTATGGGGAGTCGAAGAGACCGAACGCCTCGCGCTCCGGCGACGCGTCGGGATGGTCTTCCAGGAGGCGAGCCTCTTCGACGGCTCGGTCGCTCGCAACGTCGAATACGGTCTGCGGATCCGCAGGTCCTGGAGCGACCGGCTCCGCAACGAACTCGATTCGCTCGTTCGCTCGAACGGGACCGTCGACGCCGTCCGCGACTCCCTCGACATCGTGGGGTTGACGCACAAGATAGACCAGCGTGCCGACTCGCTCTCGGGCGGCGAGGCCCAGCGGGTGTCGTTCGCGCGCGCCCTGGCCTACGACCCGGACGTCCTGCTGCTCGACGAACCGACGTCGGACCTGGACCCGCGAAACACCGCGGTCATCGAAGACGCGATCTCCGAGGCTCGAAATCGGGGGATCGGCGTCGTCGTCGCGACGCACGATATGCATCAGGCCGAGCGCGTTGCGGACCGCGTCGCGGTGCTGCTCGACGAGCGCATTACCGAAATCGCCCCGACCGAAGTGATTTTCGAGGACCCCTCGGACGATCGGACCCGGAAATTCATCTCGGGCGAGTTGGTGTACTGA
- a CDS encoding DUF502 domain-containing protein, with product MSDARPDVPSMRGVRRSMYDVLREAFISGLAVVIPLVITVAVFLFLFNALYGYLNLFSEAIVALPVVSLIPEVLNVSPETVVEAAVPVVVFGSVLGIGLVVNSSRYGERAVEYFDYVMVQIPGVGSVYESFRRMSDVVLESDAENFREVKLVEFPHEGAYTIGFVTTETPEVLRSAAGHEEMYTLFLPLAPNPVMGGHLVHLPESRVMDVEMSVEEGVQAIVTSGVAMTDRGDAGLSPEELNSLSLNEAGSAETDSGSAADSNGDPRTESTDDRDDEPTLRYDDRIDPEHAETPRDLVRRTRSKNSDETDETEEADGSG from the coding sequence ATGTCTGACGCACGCCCTGACGTCCCCTCGATGCGCGGCGTTCGGCGCTCGATGTACGACGTGCTCCGCGAGGCGTTCATCTCCGGTCTCGCCGTCGTCATTCCGCTCGTGATCACGGTCGCGGTCTTCCTCTTCCTGTTCAACGCGCTCTACGGGTATCTGAACCTGTTCTCGGAGGCCATCGTCGCCCTCCCGGTGGTCTCGCTCATCCCGGAGGTACTGAACGTGAGCCCCGAGACGGTCGTCGAGGCGGCGGTGCCCGTCGTGGTCTTCGGTTCCGTCCTCGGGATCGGACTCGTGGTGAACAGCTCGCGGTACGGCGAGCGGGCGGTCGAATACTTCGACTACGTGATGGTACAGATACCCGGGGTCGGCTCCGTCTACGAGAGCTTCCGTCGGATGAGCGACGTGGTGCTCGAATCCGACGCTGAGAACTTCCGCGAGGTCAAACTGGTCGAGTTCCCGCACGAGGGCGCGTACACTATCGGGTTCGTCACGACAGAGACGCCGGAGGTGTTGCGGTCGGCCGCGGGCCACGAAGAGATGTACACGCTGTTTCTCCCGCTCGCGCCCAATCCCGTGATGGGCGGCCATCTCGTACATCTACCCGAAAGCCGGGTGATGGACGTCGAGATGAGCGTCGAGGAGGGAGTGCAGGCGATCGTCACGAGCGGCGTCGCGATGACCGACCGTGGCGACGCCGGGCTCTCGCCGGAGGAGCTGAACTCGCTGTCGTTGAACGAGGCCGGAAGCGCCGAGACCGACAGCGGCTCGGCGGCCGACTCGAACGGCGACCCGCGAACGGAGTCCACCGACGACCGGGACGACGAACCGACGCTCCGATACGACGACCGGATCGATCCCGAACACGCCGAGACACCGCGGGATCTCGTCAGGCGAACGCGTTCGAAGAACTCGGACGAGACCGACGAGACAGAGGAGGCGGACGGGAGCGGGTGA
- a CDS encoding ribbon-helix-helix domain-containing protein, with amino-acid sequence MTEYTTVSIPKDLAERVDETIEGTSFSSTSDLVRFLLRSIVIQYQREGELTEAQFEDIAEQLADLGYLDR; translated from the coding sequence ATGACCGAGTACACGACCGTCTCGATCCCGAAGGACCTGGCCGAGCGGGTCGACGAGACCATCGAGGGGACCAGCTTTTCGAGCACCAGCGACCTCGTGCGCTTCCTCCTGCGGAGCATCGTCATCCAGTACCAGCGCGAGGGCGAGCTGACCGAGGCGCAGTTCGAGGACATCGCCGAACAGCTCGCGGACCTGGGATATCTCGACCGATAA
- a CDS encoding DUF4336 domain-containing protein, translated as MPMKGGDSDEYREIDRWDRGVGWIAHPGETMQRASHALVGDDGGLWVVDPVDAPDVDGLLSEFGDVAGVVVGLDRHKRDAGALARRHDASVYVPQWMTGVAREIDAPIERFGGELADSGFEAFRIRDSDIPPWQEIGLYHPEDGTLVVPEAVGTVSYFCAPGERLGVHPMLRPMPPRRALSGFDPERVLVGHGAGVSTDAGAALRDALDNARSNLPGAYGRALRELLS; from the coding sequence ATGCCGATGAAGGGCGGCGACAGCGACGAGTATCGCGAGATCGACCGGTGGGACCGGGGCGTCGGCTGGATCGCCCATCCGGGGGAGACGATGCAGCGCGCCAGCCACGCGCTCGTTGGGGACGACGGCGGCCTCTGGGTGGTCGACCCGGTCGACGCGCCCGACGTCGACGGGCTGCTCTCGGAATTCGGCGACGTGGCGGGCGTCGTCGTGGGGCTGGACCGACACAAACGCGACGCGGGGGCGCTCGCGAGACGGCACGACGCGTCCGTGTACGTCCCGCAGTGGATGACCGGCGTGGCGAGAGAGATCGATGCACCGATCGAGCGCTTCGGAGGGGAGTTGGCCGATTCGGGGTTCGAGGCGTTCCGCATCCGCGACTCCGACATCCCGCCGTGGCAGGAGATCGGCCTCTACCACCCGGAGGACGGGACGCTCGTCGTTCCCGAGGCGGTCGGAACGGTCTCGTATTTCTGCGCGCCCGGGGAACGCCTGGGTGTGCACCCGATGCTGCGTCCGATGCCGCCCCGGCGGGCGCTGTCGGGATTCGACCCGGAGCGGGTTCTCGTCGGCCACGGTGCGGGCGTGTCCACGGACGCGGGAGCGGCGCTTCGAGACGCACTCGACAACGCGCGCTCGAATCTCCCGGGGGCCTACGGGCGCGCACTGCGGGAGTTGCTGTCGTAG